In Mustela lutreola isolate mMusLut2 chromosome 16, mMusLut2.pri, whole genome shotgun sequence, the genomic window GAACGGGCCAGCTCTCCCCGCAGCTGACCATCAGAGAGCTCTTTATGGATGGTCTTGAGCAGGCTGTGAGGGCCCTCCAGGGTCAGCCCTTGCTGAAGTGTGTCTGGAGGagatggggcggggagggactCTGGCCACGGTGGAGCCCAGACGTGCTTAGAGTAACTTGCTGTTCTCTCTCAATTCTCACTGCCAGAACTGGGCGCCCCCAGGCTGTGAAAAGTTAGGGAAGTGCTTGACGCCCCCAGAGTCCGTCCCAGAGAAGTGCTCCTGGCCCCACTAGTGCCTGCGGCTAGGAAGACTCTGGCcttagggctccctgctggacgAACCCTGAGCCCCGGCTGCCCTCCAGCCGTGCCCACACGGACAGACCTCATCTGCAGCCAGCAGCAGGATCTGCTGGCTCCACGTGCCAGAGACCCAGCCCTGGCGTTCCTCAGCCCTCCTGGTCGGCCTGACCCTGCGGTGAGGACCCACAGCCTCACAGCCCGAGCCGGATGCTGCCCTCCGACCTCCTGCTGGCCTCCTCCAGGGCCCTGCCTCCATCCAGCGATCCAGAGGACAGGGCTGCGACCTGAATCTCACCGTCACAGCTGGCCTCGCCAGTCCTGTGTTGGCCCCTTGGCCCCTGCACCCCACTGAGTGGGATTGTGAAGGCGGAAGGAGATCCTGACAACCGCCAAGGGAGGCCTCCCTGGTCCGGTGGGGACCTAGACCTTCCCCCTTCCTTAGGGatcctgaccccagggccctgtGGCCAGTCGGTGCCTCTCAGCTGCCCTGCCGCCAACCCTCTGGCGCGGGGAGCCTGAGCGAGCCGGTGGAGACGCCACCCGTACTGCGCCGCTCTAAGACTTGGGAAATGGCGAAGAGGAGTTTTAGAATAAAGGAGCCGGCACTTGGGAGTTCTTGTTTTTGCCGAAGCCGGCCAGAGGGCAGCGGTGCGCCGGGGTGGAATTCGCGGCGGCCGAGCCACCGCCCACCTCCGCGGACGGGGCGGAGCTCTCGGGTAGCCCGGGCCCTTCTTCCTCCCGGACTCTCGCGGGCCGGCCCCGCCCCTCGGCACTTCCCCGGGAGCCCGGCCGGGCCTGCGCGGTCGCCGCGGTCGCCCTCCGGCCGCGCAGCCCCCCGGATGCGGACGCGTTTGTTCAGGCTGCAAAACCGCAAGCGCGCCGGAACAACCTTGGCACCTCAGATTCGGAGAAATACGGTAGTTCCGGCGAGCGGCGGGGAGCCCGCCCCACGGTGCGGCCCCGCCCACGGGCGCCGAGCGCAGGCGCAgagccgccggccccgccccctcgccGCCGAGCCCGGTTCCCCCGCGCGCGACACGCGCCGGCCGCTCGATGGCGGACCCCGAGCTGCAGCTGGTGGCGCGGCGCATCCGCAGCTTCCCGGACTTCCCCGTCCCGGGGGTGCTGTTCAGGTGCGGGCGGGGCGGCCGCGGGGgcgcgcggggccgggggcgcggggCCCACGCGCGACGCCCGGCCTCACCCGCCCGCTCGCGCGCGCCAGGGACATCTCGCCGCTCCTGAAGGACCCCGCCGCCTTCCGCGCGTCCATCGGCCTCCTGGCGCGCCACCTGAGACAGACGCACGGCGGCGACATCGACTACGTCGTGGGCAAGTGAACCGGGGACGCCGCGCCCGCCCtgccgcgcccgcgcccgcgccctgGGGTGTCCGGGGCCGCAGGGTCTGCGCCAGGAAGCCGTGAGCGcggaggggctggggggcggcCCCGGCGGACGCACTGGACGCCGCACCGGGGTGTGGGCGGGGACCCTTGGTGGGTGGTAGGGACTGACCCGCTGCGCCGCACGTGGCGGCCGGACGTGGGCCCCCCCTGGGGTGGCCCGGCGGACCGtagcgccccgccccccgccgcagGTTCCTGGCCTCCAGCTCCGGACACGTGGGGCCCCGCGGCCCGGTTGCCCAGGGAGTGTCTGACCAGAGTCCACGGGCCAAGCACGCTGGTGTTCTCCCCTGgagagccctgagccctgggccgCGCCCTTTCCCTGCGGCACCCTGGCAGGTCTGGTCCCTGTGCGAGTCCCCTCGCCTGGGGCTCCCAAAGCTCCCCAGGGGCCACAGCTTTCCACTTGGCTGAGTCCTCCTGGCCAGGGCAGCCCGCCCCCACTGCTCTCCTGGACGGCGTCGGGACCCCGCTCCGCCCGCTCCAGGCAGATGCTGCTTTTAAGGATGAGGAACGGCCGAGTCCCTGTCATAGTCCCCGCTAGACCGGCAGCAGCGCCGAGCGGGGGAGTCAGGTCACTTCCTGAGGCGCAGCACGTCTGCGCTGGGCTGGTCAGCGTTGCTGAGAGTGTGATGTCCTGGTCTTCCAGCTGCAGCCGACAGACCCAGGAGCCTGTTGTCTTTGCAAAGGCCCCATGTCACCTTCCAGCACTGGCTCATGGGGATCTAAGGCTGCTGTACCACACAGCTGCCCCTTGACACCCCAGCTCTCGCCAACAGGCCTGGACTCCCGAGGCTTTCTGTTCGGCCCATCCCTGGCCCAGGAGCTTGGCTTGGGCTGCGTGCTCGTCCGAAAACGAGGGAAGCTGCCCGGCCCCACTGTGTCTGCCTCATACACCCTGGAGTATGGCAAGGTGAATGGGCTGGGCACCGCCGCCTTCCCCCCTcggggacccccccaccccaggacagtCATGGGGTCGAGGGGCACTGCCGTGGTTGGGGCTCAGCCTCTGTGTCTGGGAGGCCAGGCCCGCCAGGAAACCGCTGGGTGGTTGAAACTGGGGCCCAGACATCCCCGCCCAGGCCATTCCCAGACACAGGGGGACCATGCGCCTGCTTCCCATTTGCAGGCGGAGCTGGAAATCCAGAGAGACGCCTTGGAGCCAGGGCAGAAGGTGGTCGTCGTGGACGATCTGCTGGCCACTGGCGGTGAGGGTCTTCCCCTGACCGACCCCACCAAAGGAGGGCCTGGTGGGGGCGCTGCTAGGGCTGGTAGAATGTGCCTCACAGGGGGAGTGAGAAGCAGACCAGGCAGCACTGTCCAGCTTCCAGTGAGCTGCGGGACTCCGCAAGGGCCACTGGGAGCCTCGTCACCATACCGACCCCGTCTCCCCCCGCCCAGGAACCATGCGGGCAGCCTGTGAGCTGCTGAGCCGGCTGCAGGCTGAGGTGCTGGAGTGCGTGAGCCTGGTGGAGCTGACGTCGCTGAAGggcagggagaagctggctccggtgcccttcttttctctcctgcaGTTCGAGTGACAGCGCCGCGGCCGCCAGGGGGCACCGGCCATCggcctggactttttttttttaacggtttTGTGCATGCAGTTGCCTTTTCAAAGTGCCTAGGCCGTGGTCTCGGTCCTTCCTGCGGGCTCTGGATCTGGAGGTGCCAAGGCCTGGAGCTAGCAGTTCAGGCCAGGGCCCAGCCCCCTGCAGGTGCACTTAACAGACAGACGTGAATAAACTGCTTTGTTAGAGTGCTTGCTCTCGGTCCAGGTGCTGGGGCGGGGCCGTGGGGCGGGGCTGTGGGGCGACATGCAGGAATCCCACCTGGCCGGCTGCCCAGGCCTCCTGTGGCCCAGAGCAGGCAGGAGACCAGGCTGCCCGAACTGCTGTCCCAGTCGTGGCTCTGATAGGTCATGCTCTGGGCAGCTCACAACTTTGTCTTCAGGTTCTAGATGGTGGAAGTGCCCATCTGTGTTGCTGGGGCCAGTTCCTTCTGGGGGCTCCAGGGAGACCGTGTCCATGGCTTTCCCGGCTTCTAAGAGCCTCAGGGCCGACCCTCCATCCTGAGCCAGCAGCTTGCTGCCGTCCAGGTTTGCAGTCTGCTGCCCTCCTACAAGGGACCAGGGGGACACCAGgcccactgggccatccaggaTTCCCACGTGCACATCTCGAGGGCATTCTGCCCACTGCCTGCCCTCCGGCCTCACTTCCCTACACCCTAAACACTGCAAAGACCAAGTCCCCAACAGAAACCAGTTTAATGACAAAATGCTGCCCCAGGGGAGGCCTACCGCCCACGCTGGCCAGGGAGCCtggtggggggtgcagaggggagAAAGTGCATCTTGTTCCTAAAGAGAGTAAAAGACACAGCGGGCGAGGGCAGGGACCGGAAGTCTGTGGCCGCGAGGTTCACAGCGCCACCTCCGCCCGGGCAAGGCAGGCCAGCCGTGTGAGGACACCTGCCAGGTCAGCAGCCTTGTCCAGCTTGATGTAGGTGTCCGCACGGACACGGTGCAGACTGAGCCAGTCGGGCAGCAGCTCAGAGAGGAGTTGCacatgcttctccatctcccctgcaGAGGGAGGGGTGCATGAGGCGGGGGCCCAGGCCCCGTCAGCAGGTCTGCCTGAAGGCcaactctgcccctctccccctacctGCCTGTCCATGCCCCCGAGAAGCAGAGTGAACGCTGAAAAGATGAGGAACAGCTTTGCCAAGGAGCTGACCCTCCCACTAAGCCCTGCACAGGTCCCAGTCCCAGGGAGGAGCTACCCTGGAGCTTGGAGGGAGCCAAGGGTCCAGTGGGCCGTGGGGCCATCTGAGGGGCTGCAGGGCACAGTCGGGttgtgaaggcagaagctcaagaGCTGACCTCCAAGGCACTGTGCCCACCCAGCACACACCACAGACGCTCCACAAGGATGTGGAGCGGCCGATCCCCGGTGCCCACCCTCAACCGGGAGTCGGGGACACAGGGAGGGCCCCGCACACACCAGGGCTCAGGGCCACGGAGTAGCTGCCCAGCAGCCGGCTGCAGGCCACGTCCATGGGCAGTGCCGGCTTACGCTCCGACACGAAGATGCTGCGCAGTACACGGGCCAGCTCGGGCAGCCGCTCGAGCCGCTGCAGCCGCTGCTCCTGCTCCGGCCGCCGGGTCATCTGTGCCAGCTGCTTCTGTGCCTCCTTGCATCGAATCTGCGGCGGGCCCAGGCCACAGTCAGTGGGAAGCCAGGCCCATGCTGCCCCCGGCTCTGCCCCACTGGGACCCCCAGCACTCACCCTCTCTAGCAGGTCCTGGGACACCCCCTTCAGGGCTGCAGGCGGGGTGGCTGGTGGGGTGGCCGGTGGGGCGGAGCCGGGGGACCCAGGGCTTCTGGGCTTGGCGGTACGCTGGGCCAGGTCACTCAGGGCCTTTTCCATCTAGGGCAGGTCAGAAGGGAGGAatgagaagcagcctcccctccccagggggtggggggcagtctgTGCAGCCCAGCAGGGCCGAACCTGCTGCCCCAGGATAGAGCCGGCCAGCCTGCACACTGTGCCTGTGTGGAGGGACAGCCCATCCCACCACCCCGAGGCATGTGGCCCAGGACAGAGCCTACCTATCAGGTGCCTgcgtgggtgggggggggggggggggctgccccgccccaccctcccAGACTCAGTCTCACCCTGGATGACAGGAGGCCGCGGGCACGGGCCAACACCTCCTGGGCAGTGGCCGGCTTCTCCACGGTGGGCGGCTGGGGCAACTCAGCCGGCTCGATGTCAGGCACGCTGTCCACATTGAACCGGGGGTGCCAACGTGTGAGCTGGTCCTCAGGCACCACCACGGGAGGGTTCAGGGAGGCCAGGAAGGCCTGTGTGTGAAGGGGACAGGGAGTGTGGGCTGATCCCAGGCACGTCCGTGTTGGGGTAGGCAAGGCTGTGGGGCTCCTGTCCCGGCTGGACGACCTTGGATCCAGCACCCGAGCTCCAGCTGCTCAGCCGGGCAAGGACAGGACACCGCAGCTGGCAGCCCCCACTGAGCCCGTCGTGAACCTCCAGGGGCCTGGGGTTGCCACGCTGAGCTCCTCCCGCTCAGCCACCAGGGGACCAGGGCCCGGACCCTCGCCCACCCCGCATCCACCCTGCAAGAGGCAGCCGTGGGAGGGGTCCAGAGAACTTGAAAGGTCAGCCTCTCAAGAAGACCTGTTTCCTGCAGGCAGGACCGAGCTGTCACAGGAGGAGGGGACGGGGTGCAGGGCGGGCTAGGGACAGGCCTCCCGCATGGGCCGGGTACTCACCCTGTGGTGCTCACGGACACGCTTCTCCAGGTTCTGGCTGAAGAGCCGCCGGCGCTGCAGGAGGTGTGAGGCCGTGAGCTGGGGCGCCGTGCTGCCGGCCTCTGCGGGCAGAGTTCAGGGCTGAGACCCCCGGTCTTGGAGGAGGCCGGGGCCCAACGCCTCACACCCACACTCCAAACAGTATCCCTGGCAGGGAGACAGGCTCAGAGCTGCGTGAACTCAGCCATGGCCTCTCACCGTGGTCCAGCAGTGGCTCAATGGTAAGCTGGTAATCGGACCTCTTGATGCTGTCCTTGAAGGTGGGGATGTTGCGCTCCTGGCGGAAGCGGTAGGAGGTTGGGTACACGGTTCTGATCTGGCCCACGTTGCGCTCTTCAAAGCGCCTATGGGACAAGGTACTGGGCTCAGAGCGCGCCAGGCAGGGCACAGGGTGGTCTCCGTAGGCAGGGGGAGGCCCCTGCCCGCTGCGCCGTAGGGAGGGGGAGGCCCCGGCCCGCTGTGGGCCACTCACTTGCGCATCATGTCCTGAACGCCCTGCTTGACTTTGGCAAACGTCACGGTCTCCGAGCGGTTGTACAACAAGCCCACGATGGCGTCCATGCTGCGGAACATCTCCGCCAGCACCTGGTACTTGTAGGGCAGCACGAGGCCTGGGGGCCCCGGCTGGGCCAGGGCGTGGAAGCGCTGGTAGGCAGGTGCCTTCTCTCCACTGCCATGGAGGGAGCCGGGCTCAGGGGAAGCACCAGACCCACAGCCCTCCAACACCAACCGCAGGCAGACAACGTGGCCCGGGAGACCCCAGGGCCGGGGAAGTCCCAAGCCACCCCCAACCCTAGTTCCCTCATCTCTAAGAGGCACACGATACCACAGGGAGCAAAAGAGGACGCGGGGCTgcgggacacacacacaccacagcgGCAGCCTTTGAGAGCGTCCCAAATTCACAAGGGCCCTCACGGCAAGAGCTGGCACGTCTCACAGATGGAGGTCAGGGTGCGGAGCTagccagtggcagagctgggatctgagagccccgtgcctgcctctgcccagtcCTGTCCTCCTACCAGACTAGCCTTTCCTTTGAGGCCTGAACGCCCACACAGGACTCACCATGGCCCAGCTGGGTGCCCCTGGTCCTCCAGCACGCTGGGCTCCCCAGCATCCTTCCTCTGGGCTCTCGCCCTCAGCTCCTGGGCCCGGGCCCCTAGCTCCCGGGCCCGCTGTAGGCATGACTTCAGCTCAGAGAATGTGACTTTTGAGGAGGCCTGTGGACACAACATGCCGTCAGCTGGCCAGTCACACCCACATCACTCGACCTCCCCCACCCTGGGTCCAGACTCACTTTCTTCTCCGGGGTGGCCAGGCAGGGCTGCAGACCTGCTGAGAGAGAGGCCTGCTCTGGGGAGCCAGGAACAGCCAGCTCAGCCGGGGCAGTGGGGTCAGCCGGGGCAGCCGGGGCAGTGGGACCCGAGACCTGGCGGGCAGGCCGCAGAAGGTGAGTGAGGAACCAGACTCAGTGGTGAAAGACTGGTTCCTCCCTCCCTGGCTTAGCGACAAAGGGGGCACAAGGCCGGGTTTTCGCTGCAGTCAAGCCAGAGGGGCCGGCCGTGGTCTGTCTGGGCTTCTTGCTCTCCCGGGCCTGACCCCTCGCCCAGCCTGGCCGGCAGGCTGGACATCTACCAGCGCACGGAGCCCGGGCCCTCCTCCGGCCCCTCCAGCAGCTCGGTCCAGCACCTCCGCGCCCTCGCTGCGGAGCTCTGCGCCCGGTTCTCGCGGCGCCCACGACACACCTGCCCCCGCCGCCCGCGGGGACTGGGCCCCGGGCCTTCTCCAGTGTCCTGCAGCCGTTCGGGGCCGGTTCTCCAGCCCGTGCCCCGTGGGCAGCCCGCACCCCGGTCCGCGCCCCCCACCCGCACCCCCGCCCCGGCCTGTCTCCCGCTCACCGCGTCCGCCGGCAGCCGCAGTCTCCGGCGCGCGGGCGGCGCGGGGTGGTCGCGCGCGGGCTctgcgggcgggcgggcgcgctTGCGGCTGCTGCCCGGGGTGCGGGCCGGGGCGCCGGGCGCGGGCTTGGCGGGGCTCGGGGTGCGCCAGGCCTGCTTGACCCGCGGAGGCACGGCGCGGAGCCCGGGGCGGCGGCGCGCGAAGAAGTCGGTGAGGCGAGGCTGTGCCATGGCGGGAGCGAGGACAGGGACGCGGGGTCCGGGCGGGACGCGGGATCCGGGCGGGACGCGGAGCGAGCGGGAACCCGAGGCACAGAAGTGGGGCCGCGCGCAGCGCCGATTTTCCCGCCGCGCCTGCCCCCGCCCACCGCGGGCGGAACCACCGGCAGGGGAGCCGGGGGTGGCCGGGAAATGGGCCCGTCCGGGCGCATGCGTACTGACGCCCTCGCGACTGCGCCGACGCGCGCATGCGCCGACGCGCGGCCCCGCCTCCCCCTCCGGCCGCCCGGCTCCGGCAGGGGACGAGCTCGCCCTGGGAgggcggcggggccgggcggtTTCGGCGAGGAGAGCGATGGCTCGCCGCTTCTCCTGAGGTTGACGGCAGTCACCGTGGAGTGACGCTGGCCCTCTCGGCGGCTGCCAGACCCCGAGCCTCTCCGCGGGTGCGGGTTCTGTGTCAGCGGCGCTGTTGTACCGGGAGGAGGGTCGGGGGAGGGGGTGTTAGTGCGGGAGGGGCCGCTGCCGTCGGGGTCAGCGCCGCCGGGGTCCTGCTGCCGGGGTCCCGCTGCCGCCGGGGTCAGCGCCGCCGGGGGTCCTGCTGCCGTCGGGGTCAGCGCCGCCGGGGGTCCTGCTGCGGTCGGGGTCAGCGCCGCCGGGGTCCCGCTGCCGCCGGGGTCAGCGCCGCCGGGGTCCTGCTGCCGCCGGGGTCAGAGCCGCCGGGATCCTGCTGCCGGGGTCCTGCTGCCGCCGGGGTCAGAGCCGCCGGGGTCCCGCTGCCGCCGGGGTCAGCGCCGCCGGGGGTCCTGCTGCCGTCTGGGTCAGCGCCGCCGGGGGTCCTGCTGCCGTCGGGGTCAGCGCCGCCGGGGTCCCGCTGCCGCCGGGGTCAGCGCCGCCGGGATCCTGCTGCCGCCGGGGGTCCTGCTGCCGGGGTCCCGCTGCCGTCGGGGATCAGCACCGCCGGCGTCAGCGCCGCCGGGGGTCCCGCTGCCGCCGGGGTCCTGCTGCCAGGACCGGGGCGCGCTGGAGGGGGCCTCTCGGTGGCCTCTCGGTGGGGAAAGGGTGCCCAGAGGCGGCGGTTCCCATCAGTGAGCGGAGCGGGCCGCCCCGGGAACAGCAGCCAGCCGGGGAGCAGGGTGGGAGGCGGCCGCCGGCGTGTTTAAGGCTCGGTTCTGTGACTGGTGTGTGCCCTGGGCCGCACGCTGGAGGCAAGCGTGGACCTCCGTGGGAATGGACCTTTCCAAATTTAAGGTTGCTGTGCGTTATAGGGCGGAGCCGTGCGGGATCCTGGAACTGTAGTGACAGCCTCTTCTTAAGACCAAGGGCGTCGAGGGGCTTTGTACATCTTCCAGCTCGGAGCTGCTCATCGGGAGGGCGGCAGCTGTCTTCTCTCCCAGATACACTGTGGTTCCCCATC contains:
- the APRT gene encoding adenine phosphoribosyltransferase isoform X1, which translates into the protein MADPELQLVARRIRSFPDFPVPGVLFRDISPLLKDPAAFRASIGLLARHLRQTHGGDIDYVVGLDSRGFLFGPSLAQELGLGCVLVRKRGKLPGPTVSASYTLEYGKAELEIQRDALEPGQKVVVVDDLLATGGTMRAACELLSRLQAEVLECVSLVELTSLKGREKLAPVPFFSLLQFE
- the APRT gene encoding adenine phosphoribosyltransferase isoform X2, which produces MSPSSTGSWGSKAAVPHSCPLTPQLSPTGLDSRGFLFGPSLAQELGLGCVLVRKRGKLPGPTVSASYTLEYGKAELEIQRDALEPGQKVVVVDDLLATGGTMRAACELLSRLQAEVLECVSLVELTSLKGREKLAPVPFFSLLQFE
- the CDT1 gene encoding DNA replication factor Cdt1 — translated: MAQPRLTDFFARRRPGLRAVPPRVKQAWRTPSPAKPAPGAPARTPGSSRKRARPPAEPARDHPAPPARRRLRLPADAVSGPTAPAAPADPTAPAELAVPGSPEQASLSAGLQPCLATPEKKASSKVTFSELKSCLQRARELGARAQELRARAQRKDAGEPSVLEDQGHPAGPCGEKAPAYQRFHALAQPGPPGLVLPYKYQVLAEMFRSMDAIVGLLYNRSETVTFAKVKQGVQDMMRKRFEERNVGQIRTVYPTSYRFRQERNIPTFKDSIKRSDYQLTIEPLLDHEAGSTAPQLTASHLLQRRRLFSQNLEKRVREHHRAFLASLNPPVVVPEDQLTRWHPRFNVDSVPDIEPAELPQPPTVEKPATAQEVLARARGLLSSRMEKALSDLAQRTAKPRSPGSPGSAPPATPPATPPAALKGVSQDLLERIRCKEAQKQLAQMTRRPEQEQRLQRLERLPELARVLRSIFVSERKPALPMDVACSRLLGSYSVALSPGEMEKHVQLLSELLPDWLSLHRVRADTYIKLDKAADLAGVLTRLACLARAEVAL
- the LOC131818693 gene encoding basic proline-rich protein-like, with translation MRRRAAPPPPPAARLRQGTSSPWEGGGAGRFRRGERWLAASPEVDGSHRGVTLALSAAARPRASPRRRRGPAAGVPLPPGSAPPGVLLPSGSAPPGVLLRSGSAPPGSRCRRGQRRRGPAAAGVRAAGILLPGSCCRRGQSRRGPAAAGVSAAGGPAAVWVSAAGGPAAVGVSAAGVPLPPGSAPPGSCCRRGSCCRGPAAVGDQHRRRQRRRGSRCRRGPAARTGARWRGPLGGLSVGKGCPEAAVPISERSGPPREQQPAGEQGGRRPPACLRLGSVTGVCPGPHAGGKRGPPWEWTFPNLRLLCVIGRSRAGSWNCSDSLFLRPRASRGFVHLPARSCSSGGRQLSSLPDTLWFPIEKDEEFCLHSVLTSSQWAGAGGPAPTPLSVPCQCTWPYHCYFACLTCDGSKTVTSAATSTRWDPYLPVTANEMRDAQLNQSAPLLGPRTGIGTTILSRLAVRSEME